A stretch of Tachyglossus aculeatus isolate mTacAcu1 chromosome 3, mTacAcu1.pri, whole genome shotgun sequence DNA encodes these proteins:
- the RRP12 gene encoding LOW QUALITY PROTEIN: RRP12-like protein (The sequence of the model RefSeq protein was modified relative to this genomic sequence to represent the inferred CDS: deleted 1 base in 1 codon) yields the protein MGRSGRLGSGMAARLKRWKKGHSSDSNPETCRHRQAARSRFFSRPAEKSDLTMDALKLHNELQAGPLPVGQRGGTRTSMEHEEEGPALTEKSAATFLSGLSDCTNVTFSKVQRFWESSSAAHKEICAVLAAVTEVIRSQGGKETETEYFAALMTTLEAVESPDSLAAVAYLLNLVLKRVPSPVLIKKFSDTSKALMAILAAQASSSSSSPALRWVLSCLATLLRKQDLAAWGFPITLKIYHGLLSFTVHAKPKIRKAAQHGVSSVVKGSDFLFGEAAPAHHPAAPSTAKFCIQEIEKAGGSREATTTLHVLTLLTELLPCFPAGAVKSCSETLLRVMTLSHVLVTACAMQAFHSLFHARPRPESLSAELNAQIITALYDYLPSENDLQPLLAWLAVMEKAHINLVRLQWDLGLGHLPRFFGTAMNCLLSPHAQVGAAATESLKVLVAECVAPHMDDIGPVSTSASGPALCVSKMFRAVEEGLTYRFHAAWASVLQLLRSFFEACGKQAHPIMRKCLQSLCDLRLSPHFPLTVALDQAVGAAVSSMGPEVLLQAVALEIDGSEETLDFPRSWLLPVIRDHVRGTRLGFFTSYFLPLAMTLKSRANELAQAGSTVESKIYDTLQWQVWTLLPGFCTQPTDVATAFKGLARTLGTAISERADLRLTVCHALRTLITKGCQAEADRTEVGRFAKNFLPILFNVYSQPAGAGEGTASRRAVLDTVKTYLTVAEPELVSGFLEKASEKVTDPNSTEFTRLSILDLIVALAPHVDKNSINNLFRTIRPHLESKERGLQKKAYRVLEELCASQQGPGEHFVQSNLDELKTTLLGSLRSAASPAKRPRLKCLFHIVKQLTGEHEEFVTALVPEVILCTKEVSVGARKNAYALLVEMGHAFLRFGPSQEDALQRYLLLVYAGLTGSVTMVSCSTLALTRLLFEFRGLMGAETVEQLLRNVCLLLASRTRDVVRSALGFVQVVLLVMDVALLAKHLQLMMEAIGNLTDDMRRHFRLKLRNLFTKFIRKFGFELVKGLLPEDYHKVLVNIRKAEARSKKQRALRQAAAEEEEEEPVQLRGDGIEEILADSEEEEEEEEQAWRGREQKKLMRQKSRAWLKEGSGDEPLNFLDPNVAQRVLATQPRVKRNRKQGHDFKMSADGRLIIRDDEEEEEEEPEEEESSKAADEETADLEQEVGIWSKKAQKRKLRKEHDDEELEPRPQYKAGGSGIHRPLSKKPAGADYKAKRARGDVKKKGNPDPYAYIPLNKAKLNRRKKAKMQGQFKGLVKAAKRGARTGFKNRKKERRS from the exons ATGGGTCGGTCGGGGCGGTTGGGGTCCGGCATGGCCGCCAGACTGAAGCGATGGAAGAAGGGCCACAGCAGCGACTCCAACCCGGAGACCTGCCGGCACCGGCAGGCCGCGCGCAGCCGCTTCTTCAGCCGCCCCGcag AAAAGAGCGATCTGACTATGGATGCCCTGAAGCTGCACAATGAACTTCAAGCGGGGCCCCTGCCCGTGGGTCAGCGGGGTGGGACGCGGACCTCCATGGAGCACGAGGAAGAAGGACCGGCCCTCACCGAGAAGTCAGCAGCCACCTTCCTCAGCGGCCTCTCCGACTGCACCAACGTCACCTTCAGCAAAGTGCAGCGCTTTTGGGAGTCCAGCTCCGCGGCTCATAAGGAG ATCTGTGCGGTCCTGGCTGCTGTCACCGAAGTGATCCGTtcgcagggagggaaggagacggAGACCGAGTACTTTGCGGCCCTG aTGACCACCTTAGAAGCCGTGGAGTCGCCTGATTCTCTCGCTGCCGTTGCTTATCTGCTGAACCTAGTGCTGAAGCG CGTACCAAGCCCCGTGCTCATCAAGAAGTTCTCTGACACCTCCAAGGCCTTGATGGCCATCCTGGCAGCccaggccagcagcagcagctccagccCTGCCCTCCGATGG gtTCTCTCCTGCCTGGCTACTCTCCTGCGGAAGCAAGACCTGGCTGCGTGGggcttccccatcaccctgaagATTTACCACGGGCTGCTAAGCTTCACTGTCCACGCCAAGCCCAAG ATCCGGAAGGCGGCTCAGCACGGGGTGTCTTCCGTTGTGAAGGGGAGCGACTTCCTGTTCGGAGAGGCGGCTCCCGCCCACCACCCGGCTGCCCCCTCCACCGCCAAGTTCTGCATCCAGGAGATCGAGaaggctggag GCTCCAGGGAGGCCACCACCACCCTGCATGTTCTGACGCTGCTCACGGAGCTGCTGCCCTGCTTCCCGGCgggggccgtgaagagctgcagTGAGACGCTCCTCAGGGTTATGACCCTTAGCCATGTG CTGGTGACCGCCTGCGCCATGCAGGCCTTCCACAGCCTCTTCCACGCCAGGCCCCGCCCGGAATCTCTGTCCGCCGAGCTCAATGCCCAGATCATCACG gccctgtACGACTACCTACCCAGTGAGAATGACCTCCAGCCTCTGCTGGCCTGGCTCGCCGTCATGGAGAAGGCCCACATCAACCTGGTCAG GTTGCAATGGGACCTGGGCCTGGGCCACCTCCCTCGCTTCTTTGGGACCGCCATGAACTGCCTGCTCTCGCCCCACGCGCAGGTGGGGGCCGCCGCCACCGAGAGCCTGAAG GTCCTCGTGGCAGAATGCGTCGCCCCCCACATGGACGACATCGGACCCGTTTCCACCTCGGCCTCCGGCCCTGCCCTGTGCGTCTCCAAGATGTTCAG GGCCGTGGAGGAGGGCCTGACGTATCGCTTCCACGCGGCCTGGGCTTCGGTCCTGCAGCTGCTGAGGAGCTTCTTCGAGGCGTGTGGAAAGCAGGCGCATCCCATCATGAGGAAG TGTCTCCAGTCCCTGTGCGACCTGCGCCTCTCCCCGCACTTCCCCCTGACGGTGGCGTTGGACCAGGCCGTGGGCGCGGCGGTGAGCAGCATGGGGCCGGAGGTGCTGCTGCAGGCCGTGGCCCTGGAGATCGATGGTTCTGA GGAGACCCTGGACTTTCCCCGGAGCTGGTTGCTGCCCGTGATCCGGGACCACGTCCGCGGCACACGGCTTGGCTTCTTCACCTCCTACTTCCTGCCCCTGGCCATGACTCTGAAGAGCAGAG CCAATGAACTGGCACAAGCGGGAAGTACTGTGGAGTCCAAAATCTATGACACCCTGCAGTGGCAG GTGTGGACCCTCTTGCCGGGCTTCTGCACTCAACCCACCGACGTGGCCACCGCCTTCAAGGGGCTGGCCCGCACCCTCGGCACAGCCATCAGCGAGCGGGCTGACCTGCGGCTGACCGTGTGCCACGCCCTGCGCACCCTGATCACCAAGGGCTGCCAGGCAG AGGCTGACCGCACAGAAGTGGGCCGCTTTGCCAAGAACTTCCTGCCCATCCTGTTCAACGTGTATAGCCAGccggctggggctggggaaggcaCGGCCTCCCGGCGGGCCGTGCTGGACACCGTCAAAACCTACCTCACTGTCGCCGAGCCTGAG CTGGTGTCCGGGTTCCTAGAGAAAGCGAGCGAGAAGGTGACGGACCCCAACAGCACCGAATTCACCAG GCTGTCCATCCTTGACCTGATTGTGGCGTTGGCACCTCACGTGGATAAGAACTCAATCAACAACCTGTTCCGTACAATCCGGCCCCATTTGGAG AGCAAGGAGCGGGGGCTGCAGAAGAAGGCCTACCGAGTGCTGGAGGAGCTTTGTGCCAGCCAGCAGGGCCCTggggagcactttgtgcagagcaatctgGACGAGTTGAAGACGACCTTGCTGGGCTCCCTGCGCAGCGCCGCCTCCCCCGCCAAGAGG ccccgcctGAAGTGCCTGTTCCACATCGTGAAGCAGCTGACGGGCGAGCATGAGGAGTTTGTCACCGCTCTGGTCCCCGAG GTGATCCTCTGTACCAAAGAGGTGTCCGTGGGAGCCCGGAAGAACGCCTACGCCTTGCTGGTGGAGATGGGCCATGCTTTCCTCCGCTTCGGCCCCAGCCAGGAAG ATGCCCTGCAGCGATACCTGCTTCTGGTCTACGCCGGCCTCACGGGCTCCGTCACCATGGTCAGCTGCAGTACCCTCGCCCTCACCCGCCTCCTGTTTGAGTTCCGAG GTCTGATGGGGGCGGAGACGGTGGAGCAGCTGCTGAGGAACGTGTGCCTGCTGCTGGCTTCTCGGACCCGCGACGTCGTCAGGTCGGCCCTGGGTTTCGTCCAGGTGGTCCTGCTGGTCATGGATGTGGCGCTCCTGGCCAAACACCTCCAGCTCATG ATGGAGGCCATTGGGAACCTGACGGACGACATGCGGCGTCACTTCCGCCTGAAACTCAGGAACCTGTTTACCAAGTTCATCCGCAAGTTTGG CTTCGAACTGGTCAAGGGGCTGCTCCCCGAAGACTACCACAAGGTCCTTGTGAACATCCGCAAAGCCGAGGCCCGTTCCAAGAAACAGCGGGCTCTGCGCCAGGCGGCcgcggaggaagaggaagaggagcccgTCCAGCTCCGGGGAGATGG AATCGAAGAGATCTTGGCTGactcagaggaggaagaggaggaggaggagcaagccTGGCGGGGCAGGGAGCAGAAGAAGCTGATGCGGCAGAAGAGCCGTGCCTGGTTGAAGGAGGGCAGTGGCGATGAGCCCCTCAACTTCCTGGACCCCAATGTGGCCCAGCGAGTCCTGG CTACCCAGCCCCGGGTCAAGCGGAACAGGAAACAAGGCCACGACTTCAAGATGAGCGCCGACGGGCGTCTGATCATCcgcgacgacgaggaggaggaggaggaggagccggaagaggaggagagctccAAAG CTGCGGATGAGGAAACGGCGGACCTCGAGCAGGAAGTGGGCATCTGGAGT AAGAAAGCCCAGAAGCGCAAGCTGCGGAAAGAACACGACGATGAGGAGCTGGAGCCCCGACCTCAGTACAAAG CCGGGGGCTCTGGCATCCATCGTCCTCTGTCAAAAAAACCCGCTGGGGCTGACTACAAGGCCAAG